From Juglans regia cultivar Chandler chromosome 6, Walnut 2.0, whole genome shotgun sequence, the proteins below share one genomic window:
- the LOC108980352 gene encoding probable auxin efflux carrier component 1c, which yields MITLSDFYHVMTAMVPLYVAMVLAYGSVKWWKIFTPDQCSGINRFVALFAVPLLSFHFISTNDPYTMNMRFIAADSLQKIIVLVVLAVWTKVSKRGCLEWTITLFSLSSLPNTLVMGIPLLKGMYGDFSGSLMVQIVVLQCIIWYTLMLFLFEFRGARMLISEQFPDTAGSIVSIHVDSDIMSLDGRQPLETEAAIKEDGKLHVTVRKSNASRSDIFSRRSQGLSSTTPRPSNLTNAEIYSLQSSRNPTPRGSSFNHTDFYSMMAGGRNSNFGASDVYGLSASRGPTPRPSNYEEDGAVGGKPRFHYHAGAAGGGAAGHYPAPNPGMFSPTGSKNVGVNANAKKPNGQAQQKPEDGARDLHMFVWSSSASPVSDVFGGHEYGAHDQKDVRLAASPGKVEGQRENQDYLERDEFSFGNRGLEGEMNNVEAEKVGDGKPKAMPPTSVMTRLILIMVWRKLIRNPNTYSSLIGLTWALVSFRWHVEMPAIIAKSISILSDAGLGMAMFSLGLFMALQPRIIACGNSIAAFAMAVRFLAGPAVMAAASIAVGLKGVLLHVAIVQAALPQGIVPFVFAKEYNVHPDILSTAVIFGMLIALPITLVYYILLGV from the exons ATGATCACACTATCAGATTTCTACCATGTTATGACTGCAATGGTGCCACTTTATGTGGCTATGGTCTTAGCCTATGGCTCAGTGAAATGGTGGAAGATCTTCACGCCAGACCAGTGCTCTGGTATCAACCGTTTTGTGGCTCTCTTTGCCGTCCCTCTCCTCTCCTTCCACTTCATCTCCACCAATGATCCCTACACCATGAATATGCGGTTCATTGCTGCTGATAGCCTTCAAAAGATCATCGTTTTAGTTGTTCTTGCCGTTTGGACTAAGGTGAGCAAAAGGGGTTGCTTGGAATGGACAATTACTCTATTCTCACTCTCAAGTCTACCCAACACTTTGGTCATGGGCATCCCTTTGCTCAAAGGAATGTATGGTGACTTTTCTGGGAGTTTGATGGTCCAAATTGTGGTCCTTCAGTGCATCATTTGGTACACTTTGATGCTCTTCTTATTTGAGTTCAGAGGTGCTAGAATGCTCATATCTGAGCAGTTCCCAGATACAGCAGGCTCCATTGTCTCAATCCATGTTGACTCTGACATCATGTCACTGGACGGAAGGCAGCCTCTAGAAACCGAAGCTGCAATCAAAGAAGATGGAAAACTTCATGTCACTGTAAGAAAATCCAATGCTTCAAGATCAGATATCTTCTCAAGAAGGTCACAAGGTTTGTCATCGACAACTCCCAGACCCTCCAATCTAACCAATGCAGAGATATACTCCTTGCAATCTTCAAGAAACCCAACTCCAAGAGGGTCTAGTTTCAATCATACAGACTTCTATTCAATGATGGCTGGTGGCAGGAACTCAAACTTCGGAGCCTCCGATGTTTATGGCCTCTCAGCTTCACGAGGCCCAACACCAAGGCCTTCGAATTACGAGGAAGATGGTGCAGTCGGTGGCAAGCCGAGGTTCCATTACCATGCTGGGGCTGCTGGTGGTGGTGCTGCTGGGCATTACCCTGCACCAAATCCGGGAATGTTTTCACCAACGGGTTCCAAAAATGTTGGTGTAAATGCAAATGCAAAGAAGCCGAATGGCCAAGCACAGCAGAAGCCAGAAGATGGTGCTAGGGATCTTCATATGTTTGTTTGGAGCTCTAGTGCTTCTCCCGTATCAGATGTTTTTGGAGGACATGAATATGGAGCTCATGATCAGAAAGACGTGAGATTGGCTGCTTCTCCAGGAAAAG TGGAGGGTCAGAGAGAGAATCAAGATTACTTAGAGAGAGATGAATTCAGCTTTGGGAACAGAGGGTTGGAAGGAGAGATGAACAACGTTGAAGCTGAGAAAGTGGGAGATGGAAAGCCTAAGGCCATGCCACCAACAAGTGTCATGACCAGGCTTATACTCATCATGGTTTGGAGAAAGCTCATTAGAAACCCCAACACCTACTCAAGCTTAATAGGTCTCACTTGGGCACTGGTCTCATTCAG GTGGCATGTTGAAATGCCTGCCATCATAGCAAAGTCCATTTCCATACTGTCAGATGCAGGGCTTGGCATGGCCATGTTCAGTCTAG GTCTGTTCATGGCTTTGCAACCGAGGATCATAGCATGTGGAAATTCCATTGCAGCTTTTGCTATGGCCGTGAGATTCCTTGCTGGTCCAGCTGTCATGGCAGCAGCTTCCATTGCTGTTGGCCTTAAGGGTGTTCTCTTACATGTTGCCATTGTCCAG GCAGCTCTCCCACAAGGAATCGTCCCCTTTGTCTTTGCCAAGGAGTACAATGTACATCCTGACATTCTCAGCACAGC TGTTATATTTGGGATGCTAATTGCATTGCCCATAACGCTCGTCTACTACATCTTGTTGGGGGTATGA